The following are from one region of the Rhipicephalus microplus isolate Deutch F79 chromosome 1, USDA_Rmic, whole genome shotgun sequence genome:
- the LOC119167448 gene encoding ADP-ribosylation factor-like protein 15: MPKVVENMQLGFAGCRTAFRRCCRWLTCSGSVPGREPRDQYEVLCLGLTGAGKSTALATLVGEPWDALEPTTGFNIKTLPVNDTVLNIKELGGSVRPFWQEYFGDAHGVLFVLDAAASEGSLQESRQTLAEVLPQLKGRPCVVLATHADLSGCATQTQVEQLLEGLMHGRKSAVLSCSRGQRQEVLKALEMLTGYMTASIK, from the exons ATGCCAAAAGTCGTCGAGAACATGCAACTTGGCTTTGCTGGCTGTCGCACCGCTTTCCGAAGG TGTTGCCGGTGGCTGACGTGCAGTGGTAGTGTTCCCGGCAGAGAACCACGCGACCAGTATGAAGTGCTCTGCTTGGGTCTCACGGGTGCAGGCAAGTCTACAGCCCTGGCCACTCTTGTGGGGGAGCCCTGGGATGCCCTTGAACCTACAACGGGCTTCAACATCAAGACGCTGCCAGTCAACGACACTGTGCTCAATATCAAGGAACTGGGTG GCTCGGTACGTCCGTTCTGGCAGGAGTATTTCGGGGATGCACATGGAGTGCTGTTTGTGCTGGATGCTGCTGCCAGCGAGGGCTCTTTACAGGAGTCTCGTCAGACTTTGGCCGAAGTGCTTCCACAGCTGAAAGGGCGCCCTTGTGTAGTGCTAGCTACTCACGCTGATCTTTCAGGCTGTGCTACTCAAACACAG GTGGAGCAGCTGCTTGAAGGCCTGATGCATGGTCGTAAGTCGGCAGTGTTGTCTTGTTCCCGGGGCCAGCGTCAGGAGGTGCTCAAGGCGCTCGAAATGCTTACTGGCTACATGACAGCATCCATCAAGTAG